The following nucleotide sequence is from Nesterenkonia xinjiangensis.
CGCCGGGCGGTCGTGGTCGAGGAAGGAGTTGAGCCCGTAGCCCATCGTGTTCTTGAGGGAGTGCAGCCGCCGCAGCCGCTCCACCGACTCCGGATCGCTGCGGATCCTTTCGCGCAGCTGCTGCAGGCCGGCGTGGATCCGAGGTTCTCCGGCCTGCAGCCGGGCGTCGGCGTCCTCGGCCCCGGTGTCGACGACGGTGCCGCTGGGCAGCACCAGGACCGCAGAGTCCAAGGTGCGGTAGGTGTTGGCCTCGATGCCGCAGGCCATCCCGGACGAGTTGTTGGCCACGACTCCCCCGATGGTGCAGGCGATCTCCGAGGCAGGGTCCGGCCCGAGCTTGGTGCCGTAGGGCATCAGCCGCGCATTGACCGAGCGGACGGTGCTCCCGGGGCCGGCGCGCACGCGGGCACCGTCGTCGAGCACCTCCACGGAGCGGAAGCCGCGCCGGGTGTCCACCAGGACCGCGTCGGTCACGGACTGGCCGCTGAGGCTGGTGCCTCCGGAACGGAACGTCACCGGGACGCGGGCGTCGCGGCAGGCGGCGAGGACCCGTCCGACCTGTGTGACATCGCGGGGCCGGACGACCACCTGCGGGGTGAGCAGGTAGTGGGAGGCGTCGTGGGCGGCGGCCAACCGGTCGGTCGCCCGGAGGCCGAGCGCCACACCTGTGGCCTCGAGTACGGACAGCAGCGTCTCGTCCGGCGCCGGCAGCGACCCGACCGCCCCCCGCGCGGCAGCC
It contains:
- a CDS encoding FAD-binding oxidoreductase, with translation MSGTTEKTQDSAAARGAVGSLPAPDETLLSVLEATGVALGLRATDRLAAAHDASHYLLTPQVVVRPRDVTQVGRVLAACRDARVPVTFRSGGTSLSGQSVTDAVLVDTRRGFRSVEVLDDGARVRAGPGSTVRSVNARLMPYGTKLGPDPASEIACTIGGVVANNSSGMACGIEANTYRTLDSAVLVLPSGTVVDTGAEDADARLQAGEPRIHAGLQQLRERIRSDPESVERLRRLHSLKNTMGYGLNSFLDHDRPADILEHLVIGSEGTLAFLSEATFRTVPVRPYASTGLLVFASLADAARAIPALVEVGFATVELMDAASLRVAQQAPQVPADLADLDVVGHAALLVELQEPDAAALAERIAAADQALAGLPLATIDAVSPDAPGSLLSQDSARRTALWNIRKGLFTAVAGSRPSGTTALLEDIAVPVERLHHTCEELIALF